In Granulicatella elegans, one genomic interval encodes:
- a CDS encoding DivIVA domain-containing protein, with translation MLTPIEIHNKEFPTKFKGYDPEEVNDYLDEVIRTVEQLIRENKDLEKRVKFNEEKVSYFNSIQETLNKSIIVAQEAADRLKENARKDAEIIIFEAEKEAERLLKEAAEKGTEINRETDVLKKETRMFRQRLQIMVESQLEMIKNEEWDLLLNSHSKIEVSAPSIDTILAGRAKKNEQLITPEVTPSCTPNFEETNPNKQEIVLPTDEVITAGKFQ, from the coding sequence ATGTTAACACCAATCGAAATTCATAATAAGGAATTTCCTACAAAATTTAAAGGTTATGATCCTGAAGAAGTAAACGATTATTTAGATGAAGTCATTCGTACGGTTGAACAATTAATTCGCGAAAATAAAGATTTAGAAAAACGTGTAAAATTTAATGAAGAAAAAGTTTCTTACTTTAATTCTATTCAAGAAACATTAAATAAATCAATCATTGTAGCGCAAGAAGCTGCTGATCGTTTGAAGGAAAATGCTCGTAAAGATGCAGAAATCATTATTTTTGAAGCTGAAAAAGAAGCAGAGAGATTATTAAAAGAAGCAGCTGAAAAAGGAACAGAAATTAATCGTGAAACAGATGTATTGAAGAAAGAAACACGTATGTTCCGTCAAAGATTACAAATTATGGTGGAATCTCAATTAGAAATGATTAAAAATGAAGAGTGGGATTTATTATTAAATAGCCATTCTAAAATTGAAGTATCAGCACCATCGATTGATACAATTTTAGCAGGTCGTGCTAAGAAAAATGAACAATTAATTACTCCAGAAGTAACTCCTTCATGTACTCCAAATTTTGAAGAAACGAATCCAAACAAACAGGAAATCGTTCTTCCAACGGATGAAGTGATTACTGCAGGTAAATTTCAATAA
- a CDS encoding IS1182 family transposase — protein sequence MYKNYTTPTDTLELNFTLTVPKNHIAQFINQFVDSIPDSIIFPNTTSKMGRPAHHPRMLLKMILFAYTRSTYSGRKIVQLNEENIPMQWLSQQTYVCYHVINNFRSNEQFSSIIKNIFVYFTLLLQHYHIIDSDSLFIDGTKVQADANRYSFVWRKAIERYDEALNEKISTLYDQLIQNQVNIALSEEEKITEYGVHAMIEATNNSLEQLEELIEEEPKHIVGGSKNKQKKRLLNSFKRQLEKDFLPRKEKYTIAKETFDNRNSYSKTDNDATFMCMKEDAMKNRELKPGYNLQIATNHQYVLGFDVFPNPTDMRTLKPFLNSFKLLDKFSIIIADAGYGSEENYQLILEEYEKTPLIPYTMYEKEQTKKFKNDPSNRQNWYYNEEEDYYIDHLGVKFSFKYYSTRNDKNGFTRRFKVYETDSIQETEALDELAKTPTGQQRQIRVNQVWESYKETIKEALHSDRGSSIYAQRKIEVEPVFGQMKRNFGMRRTHVRGKNAVHNNIGLLFLGMNLQRLRKYILNNMNQGWFIPLDFTEFIKKHVLILISVKIGTCFLLFLRLFAQPLFLYVFSKWNVNEIESPL from the coding sequence ATGTACAAAAATTATACCACACCAACAGATACTTTAGAACTAAATTTTACATTAACCGTCCCTAAAAACCACATTGCTCAATTTATTAATCAGTTTGTAGATTCTATTCCAGATTCTATTATCTTTCCTAATACAACATCAAAAATGGGTAGACCTGCTCATCATCCTCGTATGTTATTAAAAATGATTCTCTTCGCTTATACTCGTTCTACGTATAGTGGTAGAAAAATTGTTCAATTAAATGAAGAAAATATTCCGATGCAGTGGCTTTCTCAACAAACTTATGTCTGTTACCATGTTATTAATAATTTTAGAAGTAATGAACAGTTTTCCTCTATCATTAAAAACATTTTCGTATACTTTACTTTATTACTCCAACACTATCATATTATTGATTCAGATAGTTTATTTATTGATGGTACAAAAGTTCAAGCAGATGCCAATCGTTATTCATTTGTATGGCGTAAAGCTATTGAAAGATATGATGAAGCTTTAAATGAAAAAATTAGTACATTATATGATCAATTAATTCAAAATCAAGTGAATATTGCTTTATCAGAAGAAGAAAAAATTACTGAATATGGTGTTCATGCCATGATTGAAGCTACTAATAACTCTCTAGAACAGTTAGAAGAACTCATTGAAGAAGAACCTAAACATATTGTTGGTGGTTCTAAAAACAAACAGAAAAAACGCTTGTTAAATTCTTTTAAACGTCAACTTGAAAAAGATTTTCTGCCTCGTAAAGAAAAATATACGATAGCTAAGGAAACATTTGATAACCGGAATAGTTATTCTAAAACAGATAACGATGCTACTTTTATGTGTATGAAAGAAGATGCCATGAAAAATCGAGAATTAAAACCTGGCTATAATCTTCAAATCGCAACGAATCATCAATATGTTTTAGGTTTTGATGTATTTCCTAATCCTACAGATATGCGTACTCTTAAACCATTTTTAAATTCATTTAAACTATTAGACAAATTTTCTATTATTATTGCGGATGCTGGATACGGTAGTGAAGAAAACTATCAATTGATTCTTGAAGAGTATGAAAAGACACCTTTGATTCCTTACACAATGTACGAAAAAGAACAAACGAAGAAATTTAAAAATGATCCATCTAATAGACAAAATTGGTATTACAATGAAGAGGAAGATTATTATATTGATCATTTAGGTGTAAAATTTAGTTTTAAATATTATTCAACAAGAAACGATAAGAATGGATTTACTCGTAGATTTAAAGTGTATGAGACAGATTCAATTCAAGAAACAGAAGCATTGGATGAATTAGCGAAAACTCCTACTGGACAACAACGTCAAATCCGTGTAAACCAAGTTTGGGAATCTTATAAAGAAACGATTAAAGAAGCGTTACATAGTGACCGTGGAAGTAGTATATATGCTCAACGAAAAATTGAAGTTGAGCCAGTTTTCGGTCAAATGAAGCGCAATTTTGGCATGCGCAGAACTCATGTTAGAGGTAAAAATGCAGTTCATAATAACATTGGTCTGCTCTTTTTAGGGATGAATTTGCAGAGATTAAGGAAATATATCTTAAATAATATGAATCAAGGGTGGTTTATCCCCCTTGATTTTACTGAATTTATTAAAAAGCACGTCCTAATTTTGATTTCAGTCAAAATCGGGACGTGCTTTCTTCTATTTTTGAGACTTTTTGCCCAGCCTCTTTTTTTGTATGTTTTTTCCAAATGGAATGTAAACGAAATAGAGAGTCCACTGTAA
- a CDS encoding threonine/serine exporter family protein, translating into MMFQVISSVIAVYFSSIVFEAPKRLIKYTALIGGIGWWIYLIFLDSAGMELSTYYSGLSIAFLSHIAARFFKAPVTVFFIPGFFPLVPGAGMYRTAYAFLTGDSIKAQYYLSSTIAVAGMIALAIFTVDSLFRLHSIWKKHTKKEAGQKVSKIEESTSRF; encoded by the coding sequence ATGATGTTTCAAGTCATTAGCTCAGTTATTGCGGTTTATTTTAGTAGTATTGTATTTGAAGCACCAAAACGATTAATCAAATATACTGCTCTTATTGGTGGAATTGGTTGGTGGATTTATTTAATCTTTTTAGATAGTGCCGGTATGGAATTATCCACCTATTATAGTGGACTCTCTATAGCCTTCCTTTCTCACATAGCAGCTAGATTTTTTAAAGCGCCCGTAACAGTATTTTTCATTCCAGGATTTTTCCCATTAGTACCTGGAGCAGGAATGTATCGTACAGCTTATGCCTTTTTAACAGGGGATTCTATCAAGGCGCAATATTATTTATCTAGTACCATTGCAGTTGCTGGAATGATCGCATTAGCCATTTTTACAGTGGACTCTCTATTTCGTTTACATTCCATTTGGAAAAAACATACAAAAAAAGAGGCTGGGCAAAAAGTCTCAAAAATAGAAGAAAGCACGTCCCGATTTTGA
- a CDS encoding threonine/serine ThrE exporter family protein — protein MREYAKKLMDTAMLAGQIMLECNAESYRVEETMNYILSTSHFATCEAFANATGIFATLDDDCIDCITEIRRVPNRDTNLNRIYKVNSISRQLVSGEIDINTAYEKIQNLKESDYPSWLKNVGLVIMCGCYAALYGATLLEMFVAGIAAIVLPLVYKLDAKLGLGMFITNLVSIIPMVIIICYLQETIFPNIHIGIPIIGSIMPAVPGTAITNAIRDTLRGDYNSGTARAVEAAVTALSISIAVAIGLLIGGGVNPL, from the coding sequence ATGCGAGAATACGCTAAAAAATTGATGGATACTGCCATGCTTGCAGGTCAAATTATGTTAGAATGCAATGCAGAAAGTTATCGTGTAGAAGAAACGATGAATTATATTTTATCCACTTCTCATTTTGCAACTTGCGAAGCCTTTGCGAATGCTACAGGAATTTTTGCAACATTAGACGATGACTGTATTGATTGTATTACTGAAATCCGTCGTGTTCCAAATCGAGATACAAACTTAAATCGAATTTATAAAGTCAATAGCATTTCACGTCAATTAGTTAGTGGAGAAATTGATATTAATACTGCTTATGAAAAAATTCAAAATTTAAAAGAATCAGACTATCCATCATGGTTGAAAAATGTTGGTCTAGTCATTATGTGTGGGTGTTACGCTGCCCTTTATGGAGCCACTTTATTAGAAATGTTTGTTGCGGGAATTGCAGCTATCGTACTTCCATTAGTTTATAAATTAGATGCAAAATTAGGACTAGGTATGTTTATTACCAACTTAGTTTCTATTATTCCAATGGTCATTATTATTTGTTATTTACAAGAAACGATATTTCCTAATATTCATATAGGGATTCCAATTATCGGATCAATTATGCCAGCAGTGCCAGGTACAGCTATTACGAATGCCATTCGAGATACACTACGTGGCGATTATAACTCAGGAACTGCACGCGCTGTTGAAGCTGCCGTTACTGCTCTTTCTATTTCCATTGCGGTAGCCATTGGTCTATTGATTGGAGGAGGTGTCAATCCATTATGA
- the pta gene encoding phosphate acetyltransferase → MELFEELSGKIKGKGLKVVFPEGSEPRILGAIVRLKADELCEPILLGNKSEIEEVAQKRGFSLNGITIINPETYENFEAVVESFVERRKGKATPEAARELLKDVTYFGTMMVYMGLADGLVSGAVHSTGDTVRPALQIIKTKPGVSRTSGAFIMINSDKSKKYLFSDCAININPNAQELAEIAVESAKTAEVFGIEPNVALLSFSTKGSAKSEEALKVVEAARIAKELAPNYNIDGELQFDAALVPSVGKQKAPDSPVAGEATVFVFPEIQSGNIGYKIAQRFGNFEAIGPILQGLNKPISDLSRGCNEEDVYKLAIITANQALMEA, encoded by the coding sequence GTGGAACTATTTGAAGAATTGTCAGGAAAAATTAAAGGGAAAGGCTTAAAAGTTGTTTTCCCTGAAGGAAGTGAACCTCGTATTTTGGGTGCTATTGTACGTTTGAAAGCAGATGAATTATGTGAACCGATTTTATTAGGGAATAAATCTGAAATTGAAGAAGTTGCTCAAAAACGTGGGTTTAGTTTGAACGGAATTACGATTATTAATCCAGAAACGTATGAAAACTTTGAAGCAGTAGTGGAAAGTTTTGTAGAACGTCGTAAAGGAAAAGCAACTCCAGAAGCTGCTCGTGAATTATTAAAAGATGTTACTTATTTTGGTACAATGATGGTATATATGGGCTTAGCAGATGGTTTAGTATCTGGTGCAGTTCACTCTACTGGAGACACTGTACGTCCAGCGTTACAAATTATTAAAACGAAGCCTGGTGTATCTCGTACTAGTGGTGCATTTATTATGATTAATAGTGATAAATCTAAGAAATATTTATTCTCAGACTGTGCTATTAATATTAATCCTAATGCTCAAGAATTAGCTGAAATCGCTGTTGAATCTGCTAAAACTGCAGAAGTATTTGGGATTGAACCTAATGTTGCTTTATTAAGTTTTTCAACGAAAGGTTCTGCAAAATCTGAGGAAGCTTTAAAAGTAGTAGAAGCTGCTCGTATTGCAAAAGAATTAGCACCAAACTATAACATTGATGGAGAGTTACAATTTGATGCTGCATTAGTACCAAGTGTTGGTAAGCAAAAAGCTCCAGATTCACCAGTTGCAGGGGAAGCTACTGTATTTGTATTCCCTGAAATTCAATCAGGAAATATTGGTTACAAAATTGCGCAACGTTTTGGTAACTTTGAAGCGATTGGACCAATCTTACAAGGATTAAACAAACCGATTTCTGATTTGTCTCGTGGATGTAACGAAGAAGACGTTTATAAATTAGCAATCATTACAGCAAACCAAGCTTTAATGGAAGCTTAA
- the polA gene encoding DNA polymerase I: MVKQKLLLVDGSSLAFRAFYSILDLNRFKNQNGLHTNALYSFHRMFKTILEQEKPTHVLVAWDAGKTTFRTEMYAEYKGGRAKAPSEFKEQMPYFNVLLDAWGIPHYRLNQYEADDIIGTLAHQASKEGFEVVVLSGDKDLIQLATPEITVKITTKGVSELVEYTPAFINEKFGLTPEQIIDMKGLMGDSSDNYPGVTKVGEKTAIKLLQEYGSVEGIYEHIEEMKKSKLKDNLIQDKELAFLSKTLARIDINSPLEITVADTLRKEENVEELIAFYKEMNFQSFYKDLLNKKGAQVVEEETIEIQKVQWIETITKKELQDATTVHFETFDHNYHVAPVLAVAFGNEKQVYVTSIESAVQSEAFKQWLADETIEKCMFDTKAMKVFANRFGLTVAGATYDVSLLAYLVDANEIVNEIYDVAKRFGISLLKTDEEVYGKGVKIKVPEEKELFWNHLAAKIYVLATSPKRLLKQLEENEQIHLYWEMELPLSDILARMEIEGIRVNQNRLIEMGEQFEARLTEIEQTIYEFAGEEFNINSPKQLAVILFEKMKLPVIKKTKTGYSTAVDVLEKLANQSPIVESLLEYRQLKKLTTTYIDGLQTYIREDGKIHTRFVQNLTQTGRLSSQDPNLQNIPIRTEEGRQVRSAFLPSKADWKILSSDYSQIELRVLAHMANDVHMIEAFKNNIDIHTNTAMRVFGIQNPEEVTSSMRRQAKAVNFGIVYGISDYGLSQNLNIPRKKAKEFIDRYLEEFKGVKEYMETIVAEARQKDYVETLFYRRRYLPEIHASNFNIRSFAERTAMNSPIQGTAADILKVAMIELDRELQERKFQAKLLLQVHDELIFEVPEEEVESLQSLVEEVMENAVSLSVPLKADSNIGNNWYEAK, translated from the coding sequence ATCGTGAAACAAAAATTATTACTAGTAGATGGCAGCAGCTTAGCCTTTCGTGCCTTCTATTCCATCTTAGATTTAAACCGATTCAAAAACCAAAACGGATTACATACAAACGCATTGTATTCATTCCACCGAATGTTCAAAACAATCTTAGAACAAGAAAAACCTACCCACGTATTAGTAGCTTGGGACGCAGGAAAAACAACCTTCCGTACAGAAATGTATGCAGAATACAAAGGCGGCAGAGCAAAAGCACCATCAGAATTCAAAGAACAAATGCCATACTTCAACGTCTTATTAGACGCATGGGGAATTCCACATTATCGCTTAAACCAATACGAAGCCGACGATATTATCGGAACATTAGCCCACCAAGCATCAAAAGAAGGCTTTGAAGTAGTCGTCTTATCCGGAGACAAAGACTTAATTCAATTAGCGACTCCAGAAATTACCGTTAAAATAACAACAAAAGGAGTAAGCGAATTAGTCGAATACACTCCAGCATTTATCAATGAAAAATTTGGACTAACACCAGAACAAATTATCGACATGAAAGGATTAATGGGCGACTCATCAGATAATTACCCTGGCGTAACAAAAGTGGGTGAAAAAACCGCTATTAAATTACTCCAAGAATATGGTAGTGTTGAAGGGATTTATGAACACATCGAAGAAATGAAAAAAAGTAAGCTAAAAGACAATTTAATTCAAGACAAAGAATTAGCCTTTTTAAGTAAAACATTAGCAAGAATCGATATTAACTCCCCATTAGAAATTACCGTAGCAGATACCCTTCGAAAAGAAGAAAATGTCGAAGAACTAATAGCCTTTTATAAAGAAATGAATTTCCAGTCATTCTACAAAGATTTACTCAATAAAAAAGGTGCACAAGTCGTTGAGGAAGAAACTATTGAAATTCAAAAAGTTCAATGGATTGAAACTATTACGAAAAAAGAATTGCAAGATGCAACTACAGTTCATTTTGAAACGTTTGATCATAACTATCATGTTGCGCCAGTCTTGGCAGTCGCATTCGGAAATGAAAAACAAGTGTATGTCACTTCTATTGAATCCGCTGTTCAGTCTGAAGCGTTCAAGCAATGGTTAGCGGATGAAACAATTGAGAAATGTATGTTTGATACGAAAGCAATGAAAGTATTCGCAAACCGTTTTGGTCTAACAGTAGCAGGGGCAACATACGATGTTTCTCTATTAGCATACTTAGTGGATGCCAATGAAATCGTCAATGAAATTTATGATGTAGCGAAACGATTCGGCATTTCATTATTGAAGACAGATGAAGAAGTATATGGAAAAGGCGTTAAAATAAAAGTTCCAGAAGAAAAAGAATTATTTTGGAATCATTTGGCCGCTAAAATTTATGTACTAGCAACTTCTCCAAAACGTTTATTAAAACAATTGGAGGAAAATGAACAAATTCATTTATATTGGGAAATGGAATTACCATTGAGTGATATTTTAGCTCGTATGGAAATTGAAGGAATTCGAGTCAATCAAAATCGATTAATTGAAATGGGCGAACAGTTTGAAGCACGTCTTACAGAAATCGAACAAACAATTTATGAATTTGCCGGAGAAGAATTTAATATTAATTCTCCAAAACAATTAGCCGTGATTTTGTTTGAAAAAATGAAATTACCCGTTATTAAGAAAACAAAAACAGGTTATTCAACAGCGGTTGATGTATTAGAAAAATTAGCGAATCAATCTCCAATAGTTGAGTCTCTATTAGAATATCGTCAATTAAAAAAATTAACAACTACTTATATCGATGGTTTACAAACATATATCAGAGAAGATGGAAAAATTCATACGCGTTTCGTACAAAACTTAACGCAAACAGGACGTTTAAGTTCTCAAGATCCTAACTTACAAAATATTCCAATTCGTACTGAAGAAGGGCGACAAGTTCGTTCAGCGTTTTTACCAAGTAAAGCAGATTGGAAGATTTTATCAAGCGACTATTCTCAAATTGAATTACGTGTATTAGCGCATATGGCAAATGATGTTCATATGATTGAAGCGTTTAAAAATAATATTGATATTCACACGAATACAGCGATGCGTGTATTTGGCATTCAAAATCCTGAAGAAGTGACAAGTAGTATGAGAAGACAGGCGAAGGCTGTTAACTTTGGAATTGTGTATGGAATTAGTGATTATGGACTCTCTCAAAATCTGAATATTCCACGTAAAAAAGCAAAAGAATTTATTGATCGCTATTTAGAAGAATTCAAAGGCGTCAAAGAATATATGGAAACTATTGTAGCGGAAGCACGTCAAAAAGATTATGTGGAGACATTATTCTATCGCCGTCGCTATTTACCAGAAATACATGCAAGTAATTTTAATATTCGTTCATTTGCAGAAAGAACGGCGATGAATTCACCGATTCAAGGAACTGCTGCGGATATTTTAAAAGTAGCCATGATTGAGTTAGATAGAGAGTTGCAAGAACGAAAATTCCAAGCAAAATTATTATTACAAGTACACGATGAATTGATTTTTGAAGTACCAGAAGAAGAAGTGGAAAGTTTACAAAGCTTAGTAGAAGAAGTCATGGAAAATGCGGTAAGTTTGTCCGTGCCATTAAAAGCGGATAGTAATATTGGGAATAACTGGTATGAAGCAAAATAG